AATGTGATACAAAGGGTCTTGCCCCATCATGGACTAAGACATGATCTGCCTCATCCATGGCCATCAATCCATTTAACACACTTTCTTGTCTCTCTACTCCGCCAGGAACAATCATGGTTACCTTTGAAATTTTATACTCATCAATCATTTGTTTGACAAGACCAATTTCATCTGAAGGTGATACCACAACAATGAAATCAATGTCAGGATGAGATGAAAAAACCCGCAAGGTATGAATCAGTACAGGAACGCCATTCAGCCGTATAAATTGTTTATTCACGCCGGCATTCATCCGTTTTCCTTGTCCTGCAGCAGCAATGATTACTCCATTTTTCAATGAAAATCTCTCCCACAGCGATAAATGATTTATTATAAGGCCTTTTCCAAGATTTTTGGTTTGGCAAATATCATTCGTCCGGCAGATGTCTGCAAGACACTGGTGACTAATACATCCACCTGGGATCCTATAAACTCTCTGCCGCCTTCCACAACAATCATTGTCCCGTCATCCAGATAGGCTACTCCCTGACCATGTTCTTTTCCATCTTTGATAATCTGTATATTCAACTCTTCTCCCGGAAGGACCACCGGTTTTACGGCATTAGCCAGATCATTAATGTTTAAGACAGGTACACCTTGCAGTTCACAAACTTTATTTAAATTAAAATCATTGGTAATCACTTTGCCAGAAAGAATTTTTGCCAATTTGACCAGTTTGCTATCTACTTCTTGTATTTCTTCAAAGTCCCCTTCGTAGATCTGTACATCTATGGGCAGCTCTTTCTGAATTTTATTTAATATATCTAAACCCCTTCGACCTCTGTTCCGCTTGAGCACATCAGATGAATCAGCTATGTGTTGCAATTCTTCCAGGACAAAGGTAGGAATAATTAAAGCTCCTTCAATAAAACCAGTCTTACAGATATCTGCAATTCTGCCGTCAATAATCACGCTGGTATCTAGTATTTTGGGTTCCCCAGTATCCCTTACTCCTTTTTTCCCCAATTTATCTTTATTGGATCGTCCAAGGGAGAAAAGAGACAATATCTCCTCCTTCTTCTTAAAGCCAACTTGGAATCCTAAATATCCTAATAAAACCGATACAAAAAGGGGCAAAAAATCGCCAATGATCCAAAGGGGGATATTATTAATCGGTAAAAATAATAAAAAGGCAACTATAAGGCCAATGATTAATCCTATCGCGCCAAACAAAACATCGGTTACAGGAAGCTTGACCAGTAGATCTTCTCCCCAACGAATGGCATTCACCACAATGTCTACTAACCAAGCCGTAAGGACCAGGAATAAAATGGCGCCGATCAATGCTCCAACATATTGACTTCCCTGAAATTCACCAATATTCATTATAGGATTTAGTAAAAGAAATAGATCAGGACCAAATTGATATCCAAGCCCTGCTCCAGTCAATAGGAAAAAAAGTTGAACAATTTTCTTCAACATATACTCACCTCCTTGTATCAGTATAGACCTTATGTGTAAAATAAAAACTTGGTAATGGAAAAAAAGCGTCACAAGGACGCATTTCTTTCCCCAATCAGATCGTCAAGCAAAGAATTGATCTGGTCTTGGTCAATTCCTTTTGCCAGAACCATTTCACTGACTAGGATCTGTTTT
This portion of the Microaerobacter geothermalis genome encodes:
- a CDS encoding PIN/TRAM domain-containing protein yields the protein MLKKIVQLFFLLTGAGLGYQFGPDLFLLLNPIMNIGEFQGSQYVGALIGAILFLVLTAWLVDIVVNAIRWGEDLLVKLPVTDVLFGAIGLIIGLIVAFLLFLPINNIPLWIIGDFLPLFVSVLLGYLGFQVGFKKKEEILSLFSLGRSNKDKLGKKGVRDTGEPKILDTSVIIDGRIADICKTGFIEGALIIPTFVLEELQHIADSSDVLKRNRGRRGLDILNKIQKELPIDVQIYEGDFEEIQEVDSKLVKLAKILSGKVITNDFNLNKVCELQGVPVLNINDLANAVKPVVLPGEELNIQIIKDGKEHGQGVAYLDDGTMIVVEGGREFIGSQVDVLVTSVLQTSAGRMIFAKPKILEKAL